In Desulfobacter hydrogenophilus, the genomic stretch TACGAGAAATGGCCTACAATGGAATCAAGCCCCAAAATTAAATCCATCAGAGCCTGTAAGCCATCAGGCCGCTTCGCCCGAATCGTCTGTTTTGGCCGTACGTTCCCGGATAAAATTATCCAGCTGGTCCTGGTCCACCTTGACCTCATATTCTTTTTTAAGCTGGTCATAGGTATTCTGCCAGGCCTGCCGGTACTGGTTATACATCAGATCATTTCTAATATAGGCCTGTTTCTCCTCAAAGGTGTGAACCACAGGTTCTGTCTTTGCAACCAGTTCAAACAAAAACCACCCGTCCAGTATCTGATGGGGGCCGGATAAGACATCCGGTTCAAGGCCCCCAATGACTTCCCGCCAGCCGGGCTTAAATTTTTTCAACGCTCTGGTTCCGATGTCCCCGCCCCGGTTCGCGGTTTTTTTGTCAGTGGAGTATCTGGCAGCCGCCTGGATGAAATCCAGGTCGCCCGAATTGATCTGCTCCCTGGCTTCCAGGGCGGTATTCTCATCATCGGTTTTTATCATTTTCACACTGAGCATGGCAGGCGTGGTATAGCTGTCTTTATTGTCTTCGTAAAACGCTTTAAGCTGATCTTCGGTGAAGTCGTCTTTGTTGATTTCCGGAACCAGCTGATCCTGCATGATTTTCAAAAACAGATCCGACATATAGGCATGGATCTGGGCCCGAATTCGGGGATCCTGGTGCAGTTTTTCCTTTAGGCCCTTAGTAATGATCATCTCCATGTTCACGGCATGGTCAAAGACAAATTCCGGTGTAAGCTGCTCTGTACGTCCCCTGAACTGTGACGAATTTTTCAATTTTTCATAATGGGCATCCAGATCCTGGCTTGTCAGGACCCCGCCGTCAAATTCCACCAAAGGATCACTCTTGGGCTGACATCCCCAGACAAATAAAACACTGCCACATACAACACCTGCCAAAAGGCCTAACACCCACGTCTTTTTCATAAAATCCTCCATAAATATATTAAAAATGTATTGTCTCGTTTTTGCCGATCAGCTTGTATAAAGCGCAAACATCCCGGCCACAAGCCCCCAGGCCACATACCCCACAATGGACCCCAGAATCATGATCAGCACCGGCTCGATCATAGCCGTCATCTTGTCGATTTTGCTTTCCAGAATCTGATTGTGCAGATTCTCCACAGACCGCATGGATTGGTCCATCAGGCCCGTTTCCTCGCCGATCTTGATCATGGCCTGGAACATGGGCGTAAAAAACTTTTTACCCTTAAGGGCGGAAGACAGGGCCAACCCCGCCATCACTCGCTGGTTCATCTCATCGATCAACTGCTGTACCTCAAGATTAGGCACGGTACCGGCTACGGAATTAAGACTGTCGATCAGCGTGATCCCGCTTTCCAGAAGCGAGGCAAAGGTTCGGGAAAACTGAACAATCACCCCGTAGCGCATGATAGGGCCGATAACAGGGACATAAATTTTATACCGGTCAATATAAATCCGGGTGGATGGGGTAGCCAGAAGCAGGACAATGAGTCCGGTCACGATAAAACTGCCGGTAAGAATACCCAGGACATTGGACTGCAGAAACTCGGATGAATCCAGCAAAAACTGAGTGTTCGCGGGAAGGCTTCGCCCCTGCAGCAAGGAAGCAAACTTGGGGATAACAAACCCCATAAAAAAGCCGATTACCCCCACAGTCACCACTAAAATCACAGCCGGGTAGATCATGCTTAACACCATCTTGCGCCGCAGGGCCGCTTTACCCTCCAGGTAATCGGATATCCGAACCAGCACCACATCCAGTATCCCGCCAAGCTCACCGGCCCGGATCATATTCACCACAAGCGTGGAAAAAATTTTAGGATATTTGGCAAACGCATCAGAGAGCCGGACACCGGCTTCAATCTCCCCTTTAACATTAATCAATGCATTTCTCATGGTCCGGGATTCGGACTGCATGTGCAAAATGCCCATGGACTCGGAGATACTTAAATTGGAATGAATCAGAGAAGAAAACATCCGGAAAAACAGCACCAGCTCCTTGGTGCCCACACCAAAAGAAAAGGGCGTTGTACCCATACCGGCCGCGGCACCGGTAAGTTCATGAATTTCTTGAATAATAAACCCGTCCGCCGTGAGCAGCCGGCCAGCCGCCCCCTCATCCGGCGCCGTGATGGTGTTCTTAATCTTGTTGCCTTCGGGGTCAACCGCAGAATATTTAAAAATGGGCATTATGGTTTATTTTTACCTCACCACTTTTGTTTTTTGTTTCCTGTCTATCCCAATGTCACCCGGGCAATCTCCTCGGGCGTGGTCCGGCCCTGGCGGACTTTTTCAATCCCGTCAGTGCGTATGGTCCTGTATGTGGTGTGGGACAGGGCATAATCGCGTACCTGCTCAAAGGTCGCCCGCTCCATGATCATGGAACGTATCTGTTCATCCACGGTGAGCAGTTCATAGATCCCCATCCTGCCCCGGTAACCATTGGTGCAGTTGGAACACCCCGTGCCCCGCTGCACGTCAAAGCACTGGTCTTGTTCACATTCCAGCATGGACAGTTCCGAGGTTGTCACAGCATTGGGCACGGCACAAGCCGGACACACCTTCCTGACCAGACGCTGGGCCAGCACTGCCCGCACGGACGCCGCCACCAGAAAAGGCTCGGCCCCCATGTCAATCATTCTGGAAAAGGCAGAAGGCGCATCATTGGTATGCAGTGTGGACAAAACCAGATGTCCTGTAACGGCAGCCCGCAGCGCAATTTCCAGGGTTTCGGCATCCCGGATCTCGCCCACCATAATAATATCCGGATCCTGGCGCAAAATGGCCCGCAGCGCGTCGGCAAAGGAAAGTTTTTCCCCGGAATCCACCTGGGTCTAGTTGATTCCCCGCAACCCCAGTTCCACGGGATCTTCAAGGGTGGTGATGTTGGTGGTGTCACTTCTCAATGCCTGAAGAGATCCGTAAAGGGTGGTGGATTTACCCGATCCGGTGGGCCCTGTGACCAGCACAATACCGTAGGGCGCCTTCAGGGCCTGATTAAATTCCGCCAGCATTGCGGGCGTCATGCCTAAACCGGTCATGTCAATGATCTCGTCATGGGGGGGCAGAAGTCTGAGTACGGCCTTTTCCCCATTGGTCACGGGCAGGATACTCACACGGACATTCACCCCGTCCATGGAGAGGTTGAGCAGTCTTGGCTCAAACAAAAACGAACCGTCCTGGGCCTTTCTGCGCTCGGAAATATCCAAATTCGCCATCACCTTGATCCGGGAGACCAGCCGGGATGCCAGCTCAAAGGGCAAAATTTCCGTGCGGGTCATCTGTCCGTCAATCCTGAGCCGGATCACCAGCTCGTCGCGTTCCGGTTCCACATGGATATCCGAAGCCCCGGCATTCACGGCCCGGATCATCAGCTTTTCAAACAGTTCAATAATAAAGGTGGTATTTTCACCGGCAAGCATGGCCTCGGGCCGGATGCTGGTATCAAAACCGATGCTGTAAAAATGGTTCTGCAGCTTTTTCACCTTGGCCCGGTCGGTGAGCACCAGCTTAATCTGCCGCTTGGACAGCCTGGACATATTCTGGATTACGGCCTTGGGCACAGGCCCCGAGCAGGCCAGCAGAATCTCGTTGTTATCCCCTAACGCCACGGGCAGAACACCCGCCTTAAGGCACATTTTCTGGGGGATGATGTTCACCAGATCCCTGCGCACATCCAGCACCGCCTCGGACATCAGGGGAATGCCTAAAAACTCAGACAACTCCTTGAGCATGCCGCTCTGTTCCAAAAGCCCGTCCTTGACCGCGGCATCCCCCAATTTTTCATTGGAGATCTTCTGCTTGGATACAAGGGTACTTACCTGTTCCGGGGTCAGGGTCCCCCGGTTGACCAAATACTCTCCGAACCGTTCTTTTCTTGCCATACTTAATCTAACCTAATTAGTATCTGAACCCACATCCGTGTTTGGACGCAAATTTTGGCCTTGGTCATAATTTAGGCCATACGATTTTCCGGTAGGTTGGGTTGAGGAACGAAACCCAACGCCGATAAGTTGTTGGGTTTCACTTCGTTCAACCCAACCTACGCTGTGGCCGATGTTATGACAAAGCCCCAAATTTTTCTGCAACGCCGCAGATGGGTGACTTTGCGTTCAAACATTACCTGAACCATTTACGCTTACCTGACGGCTGCTCCTCCGGCTCCGGGGCCTGGTCCACCATAAGCCGCTGTTTCATCAAATTTTTGTTTTTTGCCGCACTGATAGACGTTTCCACCGAAATTTTACCGGCCTTAACCAGCTTAATCAGGTGTTGCTCCATGGTCATCATGCCATCGTTAAACCCGGTTTCAATATTTGAATAGATCATGTCGTCCTTGGCCTGGCGGATGAGATTGGCTATGCCGGGTGTGGCAAACATCACCTCCACACCCGGAATCCGGCCGGTGTTCCCGGCATTGGGCAAAAGCCGCTGGGAAACCACCGCTTTCAAGGTGGATGCCAGCTGCTGGCGGATCTGGGGCTGCTCACCGGCCGGAAATGCCCCC encodes the following:
- a CDS encoding peptidylprolyl isomerase; the encoded protein is MKKTWVLGLLAGVVCGSVLFVWGCQPKSDPLVEFDGGVLTSQDLDAHYEKLKNSSQFRGRTEQLTPEFVFDHAVNMEMIITKGLKEKLHQDPRIRAQIHAYMSDLFLKIMQDQLVPEINKDDFTEDQLKAFYEDNKDSYTTPAMLSVKMIKTDDENTALEAREQINSGDLDFIQAAARYSTDKKTANRGGDIGTRALKKFKPGWREVIGGLEPDVLSGPHQILDGWFLFELVAKTEPVVHTFEEKQAYIRNDLMYNQYRQAWQNTYDQLKKEYEVKVDQDQLDNFIRERTAKTDDSGEAA
- a CDS encoding type II secretion system F family protein, whose protein sequence is MPIFKYSAVDPEGNKIKNTITAPDEGAAGRLLTADGFIIQEIHELTGAAAGMGTTPFSFGVGTKELVLFFRMFSSLIHSNLSISESMGILHMQSESRTMRNALINVKGEIEAGVRLSDAFAKYPKIFSTLVVNMIRAGELGGILDVVLVRISDYLEGKAALRRKMVLSMIYPAVILVVTVGVIGFFMGFVIPKFASLLQGRSLPANTQFLLDSSEFLQSNVLGILTGSFIVTGLIVLLLATPSTRIYIDRYKIYVPVIGPIMRYGVIVQFSRTFASLLESGITLIDSLNSVAGTVPNLEVQQLIDEMNQRVMAGLALSSALKGKKFFTPMFQAMIKIGEETGLMDQSMRSVENLHNQILESKIDKMTAMIEPVLIMILGSIVGYVAWGLVAGMFALYTS